The proteins below are encoded in one region of Fundidesulfovibrio soli:
- a CDS encoding DNA polymerase IV, which produces MSREMDSAKRILHVDMDAFFASVEQLDDPSLRGKPVIVGKGDRGVVSAASYEARAYGVRSAMPVAQARKLCPQGIFVGGRMSRYAEISRQVMAVLGEFSPLVEQASVDEAYVDITGTRTLFGPPSKLAEALQARVREATGLSCSVGVAPVKFLAKIASDFRKPGGVTIIEPEDVAAFLKDLPVGKIPGVGGKTLPRLAQLGVRTCGDVPRYSREFWEEHLGEWGRVLHQRAQGLGSAELTPHSEMKSSSAENTFARDISDEEELKRWLLKQSERVGRDLRKHGLQGRTVTLKLKFEDFKQITRSRTLAEPVDSDLEIFRTACELLDHTERRKKIRLIGVGVSNFGGGSAQLSLMPDENRERLKRLDKAVDTIRDRHGRSLIKRGKLFEGDQ; this is translated from the coding sequence ATGTCAAGGGAAATGGATTCCGCAAAGCGCATCCTCCATGTGGACATGGACGCCTTCTTCGCCTCGGTGGAGCAGCTGGACGACCCGTCCCTGCGCGGCAAGCCCGTCATCGTGGGCAAGGGCGACCGTGGGGTGGTCTCGGCGGCCTCCTACGAGGCGCGGGCCTACGGCGTGCGCTCGGCCATGCCCGTGGCCCAGGCCCGCAAGCTCTGCCCCCAGGGCATCTTCGTGGGCGGGCGCATGAGCCGCTACGCCGAGATATCGCGGCAGGTCATGGCCGTGCTGGGCGAGTTCTCCCCCCTGGTGGAGCAGGCCTCCGTGGATGAGGCCTACGTGGACATCACCGGCACGCGCACCCTGTTCGGCCCGCCCAGCAAGCTGGCCGAGGCCCTGCAGGCCCGCGTGCGCGAGGCAACGGGCCTCTCCTGCTCGGTGGGCGTGGCCCCGGTGAAGTTCCTGGCCAAGATCGCCTCGGACTTCCGCAAGCCCGGCGGCGTGACCATCATCGAGCCCGAGGACGTGGCCGCTTTCCTCAAGGACCTGCCCGTGGGCAAGATCCCCGGCGTGGGCGGCAAGACACTGCCCCGCCTGGCGCAGCTCGGGGTGCGCACCTGCGGCGACGTGCCGCGGTATTCCCGCGAGTTCTGGGAGGAGCACCTGGGCGAATGGGGGCGCGTGCTGCACCAGCGCGCCCAGGGGCTTGGGTCGGCGGAACTGACCCCCCACTCGGAGATGAAGTCCTCCAGCGCGGAGAACACCTTCGCCAGGGACATAAGCGACGAGGAGGAGCTGAAGCGCTGGCTGCTCAAGCAGTCCGAGCGCGTGGGGCGGGACCTGCGCAAGCACGGCCTGCAGGGCCGCACCGTGACGCTCAAGCTCAAGTTCGAGGATTTCAAGCAGATCACCCGCAGCCGCACCCTGGCCGAGCCTGTCGATTCCGACCTGGAGATCTTCCGCACCGCCTGCGAACTGTTGGACCACACCGAGCGCCGCAAGAAGATCCGGCTCATCGGGGTGGGCGTCTCCAACTTCGGGGGCGGCTCCGCCCAGCTGAGCCTCATGCCAGACGAAAACCGCGAGCGCCTCAAGCGCCTGGACAAGGCCGTGGACACCATCCGCGACCGGCACGGGCGCTCGCTCATCAAGCGCGGCAAGCTGTTCGAGGGCGATCAGTAG
- a CDS encoding NAD(P)-dependent oxidoreductase: MKLRVGFAGMGIMGKPMALNIAKAGHDVAVYNRTRPAPETVPGLEIAGSAEQLARTRDVLVLMVTGPQALDALLWGEGGMAPALGPGKTVVNMSTVSPAYTQEMAARIAASGADFVDAPVSGSKVPAQQGTLVILAGGEREVVEKLEPLLLCMGKKVVYCGPAPQGTMMKMAVNLLLANMMCGLAEMLTFGRAGGLETDTMLDVVLGGPLACDLFRIKEPLLKQKTYLAQFPLKHMAKDLKFVTDTAFTLRCPAPSAYANLQLFNQGQAKGLDELDFSAVIQVLEAMV; encoded by the coding sequence ATGAAACTGCGCGTAGGATTCGCCGGGATGGGCATCATGGGCAAGCCCATGGCCTTGAACATAGCCAAGGCAGGGCACGACGTGGCCGTCTACAACCGCACGCGCCCGGCGCCCGAGACCGTCCCGGGCCTGGAGATCGCCGGGAGCGCCGAGCAGCTGGCCCGCACGCGCGACGTGCTGGTGCTGATGGTCACCGGGCCGCAGGCCCTGGACGCGCTGCTCTGGGGTGAGGGCGGCATGGCCCCGGCGCTTGGGCCCGGCAAGACCGTGGTGAACATGAGCACCGTGTCGCCCGCCTACACGCAGGAAATGGCCGCGCGCATCGCGGCCAGCGGGGCCGACTTCGTGGACGCTCCGGTTTCCGGCTCCAAGGTTCCGGCCCAGCAGGGCACGCTGGTGATCCTTGCCGGGGGCGAGCGGGAGGTGGTGGAGAAGCTCGAGCCCCTGCTGCTCTGCATGGGCAAGAAGGTGGTCTACTGCGGCCCCGCGCCGCAGGGCACCATGATGAAGATGGCGGTCAACCTGCTGCTGGCCAACATGATGTGCGGGCTGGCCGAGATGCTCACTTTCGGGCGCGCGGGAGGGCTGGAGACGGACACCATGCTGGACGTGGTGCTGGGCGGCCCCTTGGCCTGCGACCTGTTCCGCATCAAGGAGCCGCTCCTCAAGCAGAAGACCTACCTGGCGCAGTTCCCGCTCAAGCACATGGCCAAGGATTTGAAGTTCGTCACGGATACTGCCTTCACCCTTCGCTGCCCGGCCCCCAGCGCCTACGCCAACCTGCAGTTGTTCAACCAAGGGCAGGCCAAGGGCCTGGACGAACTGGACTTCTCGGCCGTGATCCAGGTATTGGAGGCCATGGTTTAG
- a CDS encoding flavin reductase family protein encodes MKTSLGAKTLAIPTPAWIVTAYDAAGKPNGATIAWGGICCSKPPCVAISLRAATYTHGCVMASKAFCVNIPRQTQVVQTDYFGMASGRDTDKFAAAGLTPVKSDLIDAPYIAEYPVVLECRLAHVVELGLHTQFVGEIVDVKADKDVLDVEGKIDIASMGTVLYATGSRDYWGLGERLGPGFSIGSALMKK; translated from the coding sequence ATGAAAACTTCCCTGGGAGCCAAAACCCTGGCCATCCCCACCCCGGCCTGGATCGTCACGGCCTACGACGCCGCGGGCAAGCCTAATGGTGCCACCATCGCCTGGGGCGGCATCTGCTGCTCCAAGCCGCCCTGCGTGGCCATCTCGTTGCGCGCCGCCACCTACACCCACGGCTGCGTCATGGCCTCCAAGGCCTTCTGCGTGAACATCCCCCGCCAGACGCAGGTGGTGCAGACCGACTACTTCGGCATGGCCTCCGGCCGCGACACGGACAAGTTCGCCGCCGCCGGGCTCACGCCCGTGAAGAGCGACCTGATCGACGCCCCCTACATCGCGGAATATCCGGTGGTGCTGGAATGCAGGCTGGCCCACGTGGTGGAATTGGGGCTGCACACCCAGTTTGTGGGCGAGATCGTGGACGTGAAGGCCGACAAGGACGTGCTGGACGTCGAGGGCAAGATCGACATCGCCAGCATGGGCACGGTGCTCTACGCCACCGGCTCGCGGGACTACTGGGGCCTGGGCGAGCGCCTGGGGCCCGGGTTCAGCATCGGCTCGGCCTTGATGAAGAAGTAG
- a CDS encoding DsrE/DsrF/DrsH-like family protein, protein MDPKCEGKMCCTFICSKGTLDGVYPSLVLALNARRLGHEVSLFYTFMGINVVRKGFMAKLKFYPHGFLGAIPGMPDLATSMMEKQIEEANIPSIEEIFEMAQLEGVKTYACRMTLDMMKIPEDELLEGVEIMNAEQYLKLAGTCGINMFT, encoded by the coding sequence ATGGACCCGAAGTGCGAAGGCAAGATGTGCTGCACCTTCATCTGCTCCAAAGGCACGCTGGACGGGGTCTACCCCTCCCTGGTGCTGGCCCTGAACGCCCGGCGGCTGGGGCACGAGGTGAGCCTGTTCTACACCTTCATGGGCATAAACGTGGTGCGCAAGGGCTTTATGGCCAAGCTGAAGTTCTACCCGCACGGCTTCCTGGGAGCCATCCCCGGCATGCCGGACCTGGCCACCAGCATGATGGAGAAGCAGATCGAGGAGGCCAACATCCCAAGCATCGAGGAGATCTTCGAGATGGCCCAGTTGGAGGGCGTGAAAACCTACGCCTGCCGCATGACCCTGGACATGATGAAGATTCCCGAGGACGAGCTGCTGGAGGGCGTGGAGATCATGAACGCGGAGCAGTACCTGAAGCTGGCGGGAACGTGCGGGATCAACATGTTCACGTGA
- a CDS encoding molybdopterin-dependent oxidoreductase codes for MSKKEVFSVCGMCTVRCPIMVDVEDGEIRFIQGNPHSPLKGALCARGAAGPALEADAERPQHPMIRQGARGEGKWARVSWDEAFDYIADKLKGLMEQHGPRTVLFSDRGGPFVDLHQGFMRALGSPNYCNHDVSCARNVQHASRSVTGLPRTELVHDYSNAKHIVLQTRNIFEAINVAEVNSVLDGIDKGCELTCIDIRATVTASKADNFFMIRPGTDYAFNLAVIHELLHKGLYDKAYAELWIKDLDRLRTFVEPYSPAWAARECGVEERAITTLVKDLAKAAPAVIWHPGWMTARFKDSFYVSRTAYIINALLGSIGAKGGLPLASTPKDVGRKGLKKLVDLFPKPEEKRADGVGWRLPAHDAGPGLVHKAYEAIETGDPYPVTAYIAMRHDPLMAMPDPDAIRRIWDKLDLLVSVTFTWSDTAWYSDVVLPLSPYLSRESIIAQKGGLKPQFFYRQRALPPRFETKADWEILCGLAERLGIESFAFKSIEDIWAYQLQDTGVTVEDLSKKGFVGLASEPRYLAVEDLKFTTPSGKIEMRSEKWENAGYDSLKPYESPSAPAGEDQFRIAFGRVGTHTQGHTVNNPLLAEQFPENVLWINAGRAKALGIKDGDTVTVSSGSHTGKIKAFVTEFIHPEAAFMVHGFGHDLPVESRARGRGVSDNCLMPGGLAVESAPGGGLAMQEFFITVRKV; via the coding sequence ATGTCCAAGAAGGAAGTCTTCAGCGTCTGCGGCATGTGCACTGTGCGCTGTCCGATCATGGTGGACGTCGAGGACGGTGAAATCCGCTTCATTCAAGGCAATCCTCATTCACCTCTCAAGGGCGCGCTCTGCGCCAGGGGCGCCGCTGGCCCGGCCCTGGAGGCCGACGCCGAACGGCCCCAGCACCCCATGATCCGCCAGGGTGCGCGCGGTGAAGGCAAGTGGGCCAGGGTCAGCTGGGACGAGGCCTTCGACTACATAGCCGACAAGCTCAAGGGCCTCATGGAGCAGCACGGCCCGCGCACGGTGCTCTTCTCCGACCGTGGCGGACCCTTCGTGGATCTGCACCAGGGCTTCATGCGCGCCCTCGGCTCGCCCAACTACTGCAACCACGACGTCTCCTGCGCGCGCAACGTGCAGCACGCCAGCCGCTCCGTCACGGGCCTGCCCCGCACCGAGCTGGTGCACGACTACTCCAACGCCAAGCATATCGTGCTGCAGACCCGCAACATCTTCGAGGCCATCAACGTGGCCGAGGTCAACTCCGTGCTCGACGGCATCGACAAGGGCTGTGAGCTGACCTGCATCGACATCCGAGCCACGGTCACGGCCAGCAAGGCGGACAACTTCTTCATGATCCGCCCCGGCACGGATTACGCCTTCAATCTGGCAGTCATCCACGAGCTCCTGCACAAGGGCCTCTACGACAAGGCCTATGCCGAGCTCTGGATCAAGGACCTCGACCGGTTGCGCACCTTCGTGGAGCCCTACTCCCCGGCCTGGGCCGCGCGCGAGTGCGGCGTGGAGGAGCGGGCCATCACCACACTGGTCAAGGACCTGGCCAAGGCCGCCCCGGCCGTGATCTGGCACCCCGGCTGGATGACCGCCCGCTTCAAGGACTCCTTCTACGTCAGCCGCACGGCCTACATCATCAACGCTCTGCTGGGCTCCATCGGGGCCAAGGGCGGCCTGCCCCTGGCCAGCACCCCCAAGGACGTGGGCCGCAAGGGCCTCAAGAAGCTCGTGGACCTCTTCCCCAAGCCGGAGGAGAAGCGCGCCGACGGCGTGGGCTGGCGCCTGCCCGCGCACGACGCCGGGCCGGGCCTGGTTCACAAGGCCTACGAGGCCATCGAGACCGGGGACCCCTACCCCGTCACGGCCTACATCGCCATGCGCCACGACCCGCTCATGGCCATGCCCGACCCCGACGCCATCCGCCGCATCTGGGACAAGCTGGACCTGCTGGTGAGCGTGACCTTCACCTGGTCCGACACGGCCTGGTATTCCGACGTGGTGCTGCCGCTCTCGCCCTACCTCTCGCGCGAGTCCATCATCGCGCAGAAGGGCGGGCTCAAGCCCCAGTTCTTCTACCGCCAGAGGGCCCTGCCCCCCCGCTTCGAAACCAAGGCCGACTGGGAGATTCTCTGCGGCCTGGCCGAGCGCCTGGGCATCGAGTCCTTCGCCTTCAAGTCCATCGAGGACATCTGGGCCTACCAGTTGCAGGATACGGGCGTGACCGTGGAGGACCTCTCCAAGAAGGGCTTCGTGGGCCTGGCCTCCGAGCCGCGCTACCTGGCCGTGGAGGACCTCAAGTTCACCACGCCTTCCGGCAAGATCGAGATGCGCAGCGAGAAGTGGGAGAACGCCGGTTACGATTCGCTCAAGCCCTATGAATCCCCCTCCGCCCCCGCCGGGGAGGACCAGTTCCGCATCGCCTTCGGCCGCGTGGGCACCCACACCCAGGGCCACACCGTGAACAACCCCCTGCTGGCCGAGCAGTTCCCCGAGAACGTGCTCTGGATCAACGCCGGGCGGGCCAAGGCCCTGGGCATCAAGGACGGCGACACCGTGACCGTCTCCTCCGGGAGCCACACCGGCAAGATCAAGGCCTTCGTCACCGAGTTCATCCATCCCGAGGCGGCCTTCATGGTCCACGGCTTCGGGCACGACCTGCCCGTGGAGTCCAGGGCGCGCGGGCGCGGCGTGAGCGACAACTGCCTCATGCCCGGCGGCCTCGCGGTGGAGTCCGCCCCCGGCGGCGGCCTGGCCATGCAGGAGTTCTTCATCACCGTGCGCAAGGTCTAG
- a CDS encoding 4Fe-4S dicluster domain-containing protein: protein MSLYYIKTNAKRCISCKACEVHCKAKNRVPIGARLGQLVSVGPVKKGGKPKIMSLFMPCFHCEEPWCVSACPTGAMTRRDKDGIVYVQSTLCVGCKACIIACPWNVPQWDEATGKAIKCDFCRDRIDQGKNPACVTACTAHALEFVRPNEASRDIRASWGMKLLKHQLEEPGL, encoded by the coding sequence ATGAGTCTGTACTACATCAAAACCAACGCCAAACGCTGCATCAGCTGCAAGGCCTGCGAAGTGCACTGCAAGGCCAAGAACCGCGTGCCCATCGGCGCGCGCCTGGGGCAGTTGGTCAGCGTGGGCCCTGTGAAAAAGGGCGGCAAGCCCAAGATCATGAGCCTGTTCATGCCCTGCTTCCACTGCGAGGAGCCCTGGTGCGTCTCCGCGTGCCCCACGGGCGCCATGACCCGGCGCGACAAGGACGGCATCGTCTACGTGCAGTCCACCCTGTGCGTAGGCTGCAAGGCCTGCATCATCGCCTGCCCCTGGAACGTGCCCCAATGGGACGAAGCCACGGGCAAGGCCATCAAGTGCGACTTCTGCCGCGACAGGATCGACCAGGGCAAGAACCCGGCCTGCGTCACGGCCTGCACCGCGCACGCGCTCGAATTCGTGCGCCCCAACGAGGCCTCGCGCGACATCCGCGCCTCCTGGGGCATGAAACTGCTCAAGCATCAGCTGGAAGAACCCGGTCTGTAG
- a CDS encoding PAS domain-containing sensor histidine kinase, translating into MKKFTFLLPPLLLCCAIAAGIGLQLHSQLRSDHEKALSSLQGICAVRVQALEKTLGQLAQAAQGLADITGLNMPVERHLSELGAHIAGVFPAAGAVGLAPEGVLSQVQPPVGLDCLIGVDFQRDPRLGLAAQQASREGHGIVAGPFSFCGGAPRMLGLAPVAGGTGTGAWGLALSAQTLANILAQSGLDSLEDGVTFRLEQAVSGPETATPLAGGVHSAGSEGLSVSMDVTAPGQRLRLVMWDTRPLPGLAGHTGFVLGGLAVALGSGLLLYLLMLQPLRMRALAEKRRQVLLRVSRGLASEVRAGRKALAALKEEAEFSRGMFEDNPAVKLLVDPDTLRIVDANPAAESFYGYGRAELLARKVSDISMTPPEDITRRMLKELARTSSHHQARHILASGEIRAVDIYAGPVQRGGKTLLQSIVLDVTRRETALRELRRNRARMDSVFNTLDCALVEVDADGRFILSNKACAEMLGMDPAELRSITYHDLIPAEDRAALRALHDDLLGGRSERVCVQQRIIRADGSMFWGNLCASALHDPDGGVASVVAAMTDVTPMLTAVRQAQEASEAKGRFLAGVSHELRSPLNAIMGLTELTLRTPLAPGQRSNLEKSLEAGRVLLSVISDVLDYSGMESGALILASDPFEPSSVLRELRECFGAEAASKGLAFKADITGAGAELTLVGDARRLRKLLSCLTDNALKFTEQGEVELRLVAEAPEDGRVVLACSVRDTGIGMDPALAAQLMEPFTQADAGMTRRYEGTGLGLAIAGSLAAHMGGTLSMQSVPGAGTTVTVQLSLPVAGAADTDRETCRESNHELGAGRLGDFQDIKGLAKGMEGATVLVVEDKELSRHAVAEMLRQGGLAAVEAENGPEALQAAGKQHFDAVLLDIVMPGMDGFEVMRALKEREKAGMRPTPVVALTGMASPEDQRRCDEAGMAGYLCKPVSASALYAVLRPLLAGGARQVDTAVLNRGKALAMLMGNAGLYARLLGGFAREYSRTGAELAGMVARGRIQEARALVHSIKGLSANLGGERLHASSRGLEEALASADDGTACPVAEPLLLDFEAELDAFLKAAGETAAELSRPA; encoded by the coding sequence ATGAAGAAGTTCACGTTCCTCCTGCCCCCCCTGCTGCTCTGTTGCGCCATAGCTGCCGGCATAGGCCTGCAACTGCATTCCCAACTTCGTAGCGACCACGAAAAGGCCCTGTCCTCGTTGCAGGGGATATGCGCCGTCCGGGTCCAAGCCCTGGAGAAGACCCTTGGCCAGCTGGCCCAGGCGGCCCAGGGCCTTGCCGACATCACCGGCCTGAACATGCCTGTCGAGCGGCACCTGTCCGAGCTTGGGGCCCACATAGCGGGGGTGTTCCCCGCCGCCGGAGCGGTGGGCCTCGCGCCGGAGGGCGTCCTGTCCCAGGTGCAGCCTCCCGTCGGCCTGGACTGCCTCATCGGCGTGGATTTCCAGAGGGACCCGCGCCTAGGCCTCGCCGCGCAACAAGCCTCCCGCGAAGGACACGGAATCGTGGCCGGCCCCTTCAGTTTCTGCGGCGGCGCGCCGCGCATGCTGGGTCTGGCCCCCGTGGCGGGCGGCACAGGCACGGGAGCCTGGGGGCTCGCGCTCTCGGCGCAGACGCTGGCGAACATCCTGGCTCAATCCGGCCTCGATTCCCTGGAGGACGGGGTCACCTTCCGCCTGGAGCAGGCCGTGTCCGGACCCGAAACGGCCACGCCGCTGGCCGGGGGGGTGCATTCCGCCGGGTCCGAGGGCCTGTCGGTCTCCATGGATGTCACCGCCCCGGGGCAGCGCCTGCGCCTGGTGATGTGGGACACGCGCCCCCTGCCGGGCCTTGCGGGGCATACGGGGTTCGTCCTTGGGGGGCTGGCCGTGGCCTTGGGGAGCGGTCTGCTCCTGTATCTGCTCATGCTCCAGCCCCTGCGTATGCGCGCCCTGGCGGAGAAGCGCAGGCAGGTGCTGTTGCGGGTGTCGCGCGGCCTGGCCTCGGAAGTGCGCGCCGGCAGGAAGGCCCTGGCGGCCCTGAAGGAGGAGGCCGAGTTCTCCCGGGGCATGTTCGAGGACAACCCGGCCGTGAAGCTGCTCGTCGATCCGGACACCCTGCGGATCGTGGACGCCAACCCCGCAGCGGAGTCCTTCTACGGCTACGGGCGTGCCGAGCTGCTGGCCAGAAAAGTGTCCGACATCAGCATGACCCCCCCGGAGGATATCACCAGGCGCATGCTCAAGGAGCTCGCCCGCACGAGCAGTCACCACCAGGCCAGGCACATCCTGGCCTCAGGCGAGATTCGGGCCGTGGACATCTATGCCGGGCCGGTGCAGCGCGGAGGCAAGACGCTGCTGCAGTCCATCGTGCTCGACGTCACCCGGCGGGAGACCGCCCTGCGCGAGCTGCGCAGGAACAGGGCCCGCATGGACTCCGTGTTCAACACGCTCGACTGCGCCCTGGTCGAGGTGGATGCCGACGGCCGCTTCATCCTCTCCAACAAGGCCTGCGCGGAGATGCTCGGCATGGATCCGGCGGAGCTGCGCAGCATCACCTATCACGACCTCATCCCGGCTGAGGACAGGGCCGCCCTGCGCGCGTTGCATGACGACCTGCTTGGGGGCAGATCCGAACGGGTCTGCGTGCAGCAGCGCATCATCCGCGCCGACGGCTCCATGTTCTGGGGCAACCTCTGCGCCAGCGCGCTGCACGATCCCGACGGCGGAGTCGCCAGCGTGGTCGCCGCAATGACCGATGTCACACCGATGCTCACGGCCGTGCGGCAGGCCCAGGAGGCCAGCGAGGCCAAGGGCCGCTTCCTTGCCGGCGTCAGCCACGAGCTGCGCTCGCCGCTCAACGCGATCATGGGCCTGACCGAGCTGACCCTGCGCACCCCCCTGGCCCCGGGCCAGCGTTCCAATCTGGAGAAGTCCCTTGAAGCGGGAAGAGTGCTGCTCTCGGTCATCAGCGACGTTCTGGACTACTCCGGCATGGAGTCCGGCGCACTGATCCTGGCCAGCGACCCCTTCGAGCCCTCCTCGGTGCTGCGTGAACTGCGCGAGTGCTTCGGCGCCGAAGCCGCATCCAAGGGACTCGCGTTCAAGGCGGACATCACCGGTGCGGGTGCGGAGCTGACCCTGGTGGGCGACGCCAGGCGTCTGCGGAAGCTGCTCTCCTGCCTGACCGACAACGCCCTGAAGTTCACGGAACAGGGAGAGGTGGAGCTGCGCCTGGTTGCCGAGGCCCCCGAGGATGGCCGCGTGGTCCTGGCCTGTTCCGTGCGGGATACCGGCATCGGTATGGACCCTGCCCTGGCGGCGCAGCTCATGGAGCCGTTCACCCAGGCCGACGCCGGAATGACCAGACGCTACGAGGGCACTGGCCTGGGGCTGGCCATCGCGGGCAGCCTGGCCGCGCACATGGGCGGCACGCTCTCCATGCAGAGCGTGCCGGGCGCTGGCACCACCGTGACCGTTCAGCTCTCACTCCCCGTGGCCGGCGCCGCGGACACGGACCGGGAAACATGCCGCGAATCAAACCACGAATTGGGGGCCGGCAGACTGGGGGACTTCCAGGACATCAAGGGGCTGGCCAAGGGCATGGAAGGCGCCACCGTGCTGGTGGTAGAGGACAAGGAACTCAGCCGTCACGCGGTAGCCGAGATGCTGCGCCAGGGCGGGCTGGCCGCGGTGGAGGCGGAAAACGGGCCGGAGGCCTTGCAGGCCGCGGGGAAACAGCATTTCGACGCGGTGCTCCTGGACATTGTAATGCCCGGGATGGACGGGTTCGAGGTGATGCGCGCCCTCAAGGAGAGGGAGAAGGCCGGGATGCGGCCCACCCCGGTGGTGGCGCTCACGGGCATGGCCAGCCCGGAGGACCAGCGGCGCTGCGACGAAGCGGGCATGGCCGGATACCTGTGCAAACCGGTAAGCGCATCGGCGCTGTACGCCGTGTTGCGCCCGCTGCTGGCCGGCGGGGCGCGCCAGGTGGACACGGCTGTTCTGAACCGGGGCAAGGCCCTGGCAATGCTCATGGGCAATGCGGGGCTCTATGCGAGGCTCCTGGGCGGATTCGCGCGGGAGTACTCCCGGACGGGGGCGGAGCTGGCCGGGATGGTGGCACGGGGCAGGATCCAGGAGGCCCGCGCCCTGGTGCATTCCATCAAAGGGCTCTCAGCGAACCTGGGCGGTGAGCGGCTGCACGCCAGCTCGCGCGGGCTGGAGGAAGCTCTGGCCAGTGCGGATGACGGCACCGCCTGCCCCGTGGCCGAACCCCTCCTGCTCGATTTCGAGGCGGAGCTTGACGCGTTTCTGAAGGCGGCGGGGGAAACCGCCGCAGAACTTTCCCGGCCCGCCTGA